A window of Myxococcales bacterium genomic DNA:
CGTCGCCCCGCTCGTCGCGTAGCGCTGCTGCGCGTTCGTCTTCACGACCGGGCCGCCGTTCAGCGCGGGGCGGTGCCGGGCCTCGTGCCGGTCGGCGTAGTTGGGGTGCACGGCGTGCGCCATGTCGGCCGAGACGCAGAGCGAGCCCGCGAGCGCGCGGAGGTGCGCCTCGCGGGTGTGTCCACCGTTGAGCCCGAGCGCGAGCCCGATGCGCTCGAGCACGCGGGGGAGCAGGGACGAGTGGGCGCCGAGCGCGCTCTCGCTGCCGATCTCCTCGTGATCGAACAGCGCGGCGAGCGGCGCGACGTCGCCCTCGAGCGCCGCGTCCGCGCAGCGGATCAGCGCCGAGATGCCGGCGTGACACATCGCGAGGTTGTCGAGCCGCCCCGAGAAGAACAGCTCCCCGGACCGACCGCCGCGCGTCGGCGGCGTCACGTCGAAGAGCATGAGGTCGTGCCCGAGCACGTCGCCCGGCGCAACGCCCGCTTCTCTCGCGGCGAGCGCGAGCGCGCCCTCGCCTTCGCCCAGCCCGAAGAGCGGCGCGAGGTGCTCTTGGCGGTTCAGCTTCAGCCCCTCGTTGGCCTCGCGATCGAGGTGGATGGCGAGCTGCGCCACACGGCAGATGGGCCGATCGACGCGGACGAGCCGTGAGCCGAGGCCCCCGCCCGCCTCGCGCACTGTGAGGCGGCCGGCGAGGCCGAGGTCGCGGTCCAGCCACGAGTTCAGGAGCACCCCGCCGTACACCTCGACCCCGAGCTGCGCGTAGCCCTCCTTCATGTAGTCGGGCCGAGGCTTGAGGCGCAGGTTGGGGCTGTCGGTGTGCGCGCCCACGATCCGGTAGCCGCGGAGCTTGCCGCCGCGGGGCACCACGAACGCGAGCACCGTGGTGCCGCCGGCGGTGACGAAGAAGCGTCCGCCCTCGCGCACCTCGTCCCAAGGCTCCCGCTCGTCGAGCTCGCGGAAGCCCGCGGCGGTGAGGCGCTCCGCGGCCGCCCGGGCGGCGTGGTACGGCGTGGGCGAGGCGTGGAGGAACGCGAGCAGGTCGGCGAGCGTGTCGGCGGGGGCGGCGGGGGCGGCGGGGGCGGGGGCGGCGGGGGCGGGGGCGGCGGGGGCAGGAAGGGCTTCGGTCACGCGGCAAGGGAAGCGCCCGAGGCGCGCGACGTCAAGCACACGTGGACGCGAGACACGGCGTGTCGTCGTGCGCGACGTGCCCGCGCCCGCGTCATGACCGAGGTCACGCAAGGCTCCCAGGTCGCCGGGGTGCTCGCCGCCGCGAGCCCCACGCGTGTGTTCGGGCTCGGCGAAGGGCTCGCCACGGGAGCCCAGCTCGCGGACGTGGCGCACGCGTCTGTCTTCTACACGGGGCGTTCCGCCTCGGGTTCCTCCGCGGTGAGCGCGTGCTAGGTGGGCGACCTTGGCTGCGGCTCCTCCTGGCGCGGAGTGACCCGATGACCGCCCCGCCGACGCCTCGTCCACTCCGTTTGCGAGCGCGCGCACGGCGGAGGTCGAGGCTATGCTGTCGGGGACTGACATGATCCGGAAGCCGCACTCCCCTGGCTGGGGCGCTGACACAGCTGACACGAGCGCCGGCAAGGAGACCGCACCGTGACGACCTCGCGCGGCAAGAACCCGGCCTCGAAGGCCGCGATTGTGAAAGTCCCCCTTGCACAAGGCGCCCGCGCGGCTGCCGCCAAGAACGTCTCCACGGCGCGGAGACAATCTGGCGAGACGCACCTCGTCGAGTGGAAGGAGTCGTGGCGCGACGAGTATCTGAGGTGGCTGTGCGGCTTCGCGAACGCCGACGGCGGCACGCTCGTCATCGGCATGAGCGACAAGGGAGAGCCTGTCGGTGCAGAGGATGCGGATCGGCTGCTGGTCGATCTGCCCAACAAGATCCGCGACACACTCGGCCTCGTGGTGCCGGTGCGCGCCGTCACCAAGAAGGGCAAGGACCTCATCGAGTTGGTCGTCGAGGCCTCGCCGACGCCCATCAGCTACAGAGGCGAGTACCACTTCCGCTCGGGCAGCACCAAGCAACAGCTCACGGGCAACGCGCTCTCGACGTTCCTCCTGCGCAAGTTCGGCCGTCACTGGGACGGCGCGCCAGTTCCCAACATAGCGGTCCAGGACCTGAGCGCCGAGGCCTTCAACCGCTTCAAGGGCTACGCGCGCGGGAGCGCCCGGCTCCCACCCGGCGCGCTGTCGGCGTCCCGCGCGGAGCTGATCGAGAAGCTGCGGCTCACCGAGAATGGGATGCTCAAGCGGGCCGCGCTCCTGCTCTTCGACGAGGATCCCGAGCGCTGGGTGACCGGTGCGTGGGTGAAGCTCGGAATGTTCCGAGGCGGTGCCGATCTCGCCTACCACGACGAGGTGCATGGGGACCTGTTCTCGCAGATGGACAAAACCCTGGAGCTGATCTTCACGAAGTACATGGTGGCCTGGATCGGCTACCGAGGGATCGCGCGAACCGAGACGTTCCCCATCCCTCGCGAGGCGATGCGCGAAGCCTTGCTCAACGCGCTCATTCACAAGGACTACAGCTCGGGCAACCCGATCCAGATCCGCGTAGAGACCGACCGCCTATCGATCTGGAACGCCGGCCCTCTCCCGCCTTCTTGGACGGCGAAGACGCTGCTTGAGCGGCACACGTCGCAACCCCACAACCCCGACATCGCCAGTGCGTTCTTTCGAAGCGGGCTCATCGAGGCGTGGGGGCGCGGCTACGAGCGCATCACCGAGGCGTGCCGCGAACAAGGAACGCCCGAGCCGAAAGTCGAGTCGGACGGCAACGGCGTATGGATCAAGTGGGCGTGGGTGAACCCGACCTCTGACGCCGACCGTATCCGACCCCGCGGTGAAGTCAGCGACGGGCGACCTGTCGCCCCACCACTCACCCCACCACTCACCCCACCACTCACCCCACCACTCGGCGATCCCGTGGAGCGACTTCTCGTCGCTCTCGCTGGAGGGGACCTCGATGGGGCCGGGCTACGCGCGCATCTGAAGCTACGGGACAAGACCCACCTGCGCGAGCGCTACATCAACCCGGCGCTCGCGGGCGGACTCATCGAGATGACAATCCCCGACAAGCCGAACAGCCGCCTCCAGCGCTACCGGCTGACCGCGGAAGGCCAGGCGAAGCTCGCCGCGAAGCGCGGGGGCCGCCGATGAGGGCATCGTGCTGACCTCGGTCGTGAACGAGAACTTCAAGGGCCTCCGGGCTCGCCGGCGTATCGACTTCGCGCCGCTGACCCTGCTCTTCGGCGCGAACCAACCGCCCGGAGCTCATCATGGCTGAGCGCAAGTGGGCCTTCATCACCAGCGGTGCGACCTTCGAGGCGCTCGCGACGACTATCGTCTACTTCGAGGATCCCAAGGCCGCGCTCCTTGGCCGACGAGGCAAGGATGGTGGGCAAGACGCACGATCCGGCGACGGCACGCGCGTCTTTCAGGCGAAGCATCACGAGAGCGGGTCGGCCGCGAGCGCGATCCGCGACGCGAAGAAGGAAGCCGCCCAGATCGAGGGCTACCGTCAACCCGGGCACGCTCGACATGCCCAGTGGCAGGGCGTGACGCACCGGCGACTCGTCACGAACGCGGCCTTCAACACGACGGACAAGCAGAAGTGGGACACGGAGGTGGTGCCCCAATTCACGAAGCAGGGGCTCACCCCAGACTACTGGGAGCGCCAGACGCTCGAGGCGCTCCTTGACAAGCACCCCGAGATCCATCGCTCGTTCTGTTACCGATGTCCTGTCCCTCACCCCCGACACGGTCACGCCTCGCCCCTGCCCTCGCCCCTGCCCTGCCCTCGCCCGGCTCGAACCACACGCGCTCGGCCGGCACCGACACGAGGCGCGCGCGACGCGCCTCGAGGTCGGCGGGAATACGCTCGCCGGCCTCGAGCACGAGCGCGGTGAGCCGCCCGCCGTAGACACACCCGGTGTCGAGCCCGGTGGCGAACGGGTGGAGCTGGAGCTTCTCGATCGCGTTGTGCCCAAAGACGAGCTGCTCGGGGCCACCGTACGCCTCGCCCCAAAGCACCTTGTTGCCCTCGCTGTCGCGGGCGTGCCGCGCGTTCAGCAGCGTGGACGCGTCCTGCGCGTCGAGCGGGCGGGTCGGGTCGACGCCCCCGTGGACCACCGTGAGGCCGTGCTCCGGGAGCGCGAGGGTGAGCGGCGAGGTCTCGAGGAGCACCCAGTCGGCGGGCCGCAGCGCCTCGGCGAGCGCCCGGTGCGGCTTCCCCGCGGGCTCCGCGCCGCGCGCGATCGCGGCGCGCTCGCGGAGCACGCGCTCTTCGTGGTTGCCGCGCACGAGCACCGCGCCCTTCTCACGCGCGAGGGCGAGCACGCCGAGCGAGTCGGGCCCGCGCGCGACGAGATCGCCCACGAACACCAGGCGATCGCCCGTGCCGAACCGCAGGAGCTCGAGCAGCCACTCGAGCTCGCGTCGGCAGCCGTGCACGTCGCCGACGATCACCGTGCGGTCGCGGCCGGTCCTCAAGTCCACGCCTACCCCGGCTCGACCACGCGCATCGACCCGTCGCCGAGGAGCTTCGCGCGCTTCGGGATGACGACGAGGCCTGTCTCGGTGACAAAGAACCGGCGCCTGTCGGCCTCGGTGTCGTAGCCAATCTCCATGCCGGCGGGGATCTCCACGTCTTTGTCGATGATGCACCGGCGAATCTTCGCGTGGCGGCCGATCTGCACCTTCTCGAAGAGCACCGACTCCTCCACCTCGCTGAACGAGTTGATACGGCAGCCGACGCTGAGCACGCTGCGGTGGATACGCCCGCCCGAGATGATGCACCCGTGCGACACGAGCGAGTCGGTGGCGATGCCCACACGCGCCTGGGCGGCGTCGCGAAACACGAATTTCGCCGGTGGATCGTGCGTGGCGCCCGTGCGAATAGGCCAGTGCTGGTTGTAGAGGTTGAACGCCGGGTGAATGCTGATGAGGTCCATTTGGGCCTCCCAGTACGCCTCGAGCGTGCCGATATCGCGCCAGTACGCGGGCTGCTCGGGGTCTTCGCCGGGCACAGTGTTGGTCTTGTAGTCGTACGCGAAGATCGCGAGCCCCTCCTTCACCATGGCGGGGAGGATGTCGTGGCCGAAGTCGTGCTTGCTGTCCTCGAGGCCCGTGTCCGTGTAGAGCGCATCCATCAGGGCCTCCGTGCGGAACACGTAGTTACCCATCGACGCCAGGCAGAACCCCGGGCGGCCGGGCATCTCCGGCGGATCGGCGACCTTCTCGTGGAAGGCCACGATGCGCCCGTCGGCGTCGGTCTCGAGCACACCGAACTCCCGGGCCTCTGCTTTCGGCACGGGGATGGCGGCGACGGTCGCGTCTGCGCGGCGCGCGGCGTGCGCGTCGAGCATCTGGCGGATGTTCATCTTGTAGACGTGATCGCCGCCGAAGATGCACACGTTCTCGGGCTGCTCGTCGGTGATGACGTGCTGGCACTGGTACACGGCGTCGGCCGAGCCCCGGAACCACGATTTGCCGGTGCGCTGCTGCGCGGGGATGGCCTCGATGTACTGGTCGAGGATGGGCGAGAGCCGCCAGACGCGCGCGATGTGCTCCTCGAGCGACGCGCTTGTACTGCGTCAGGATCTTGATGCGCGTGAGCCCCGAGTTCACGAAGTTGGAGAGGACGATGTCGATGATGCGGTAGCGGCCGCCGAAGGGCACGGCGGGCTTCGCGCGGTCGAAGGTGAGCGGGTGCAGGCGCTTGCCCTCGCCCCCCGCGAGGATCATCACCATCACCTGACTCGGATCCAAGCGGCTCGTATTCATCGCGACCTTCCACCGCCGCGTTGGGGCCACCCCGCCGCGACGGCCCCAGGATAACCGCCCGGTCGTTGCGCTGCGCCAGGAATCGCGTAGTGGGGTGCGATGGCCCCACCGTCCGAGCCCCCGCGCCGAGGCAGCGTCGACTTCGTGCCCGAGGCCGCGACCGCCGCCAAGGTGCTCGAGGTAGCCTCCCGCCGCGCCAGCGCGGGCCGGGCCGGGGCGATGGCCACGGTGCTCGAGCGCCACGGGTCGGCGCCCTCCACCCCTGGGCAGAAGCTCTACGTGTGCGACGACGGCACGTCGGTGGGCACCGTGGGGGGCGGCGCCGTGGAGCGCGAGGTGCTGGCGGCCCTCGCGACCTTCCTCTCGGATCCGCCGCCCCGCCCCGAGGTCCGCGAGCTCCGCCTCGGCGCCGAGCTCGGGATGTGCTGCGGCGGCCGCGTGTCGGTGCTGCTCGAGCCCATCGCGGGGCTCGTGTCGTGCCTCGTGGTGGGCGGAGGCCACGTGGCCACGGCGACCGCGCCGCTGCTCGCGCGGCTCGGCTTCGCGGTCACCGTCGTCGACGAGCGCGACGCGTGGGGCGAAGACGGGCGCCTGGCCGGCGTGACCTCGCTCGTGGGCGCGTACGACGAGCTCGGCGCGGCGGTGCCCTCGCGCGGCGTGCTCCTCGTGATGACCCACGACCACCAGGCCGACCAGCGCGCGATCGAGTGGGGCCTGCGCCGTGACTTCGTGTTCATCGGGGGCGTCGGGAGCCGCGCGAAGGCCGAGCGCACGCGCCAGCGCCTGCTCCACCGCGGCTTCTCGGAGGCCGACGCGGCGCGCGTGCGCATGCCGGTCGGCTTGCCCATCGGGGCGCGCCTCCCCGACGAGATCGCCGTGTCGATCGCGGCGGAGCTCGTCGCGTTTCGCCGCGGGCTGGGGCGCCCTTGAGGGGCACGGGGCCGGCGAGTCGTGCCTACTCGCCGCAGGCGTCTGGGTGCTCGCCCACGTCGACGCCCAGCGGCTCGAGCGACCGCACAGTGGTCCCCTTGGGGGTGCCCGACTGGCCCGTATCCATGTGCCAGTGGTTGCGGTGATCCGAGTTGTAGTTGGGAGTCAGGATGGTGCTGAAGATCTTCTTCTCGGCGACCTCGCACACGAGATCGTAAAGGAGCTTGCTCGTCCCCACTTGGGAGGCCCGGGCGCCCGTGCAGGTGCCACCCGAGGTCGCCTTGAAGTCGGCGTCTTTGTTGATGTCGAACACCCGGCCGTCGTCCATCGTGAGGTATCGCACGTCGACCGCGCGCCCGAACGAGTGGTTCGAGTAGCCGTTCGTGCCGCAGTTGGGCTCGGGATCGCTCGGCCCGCGGCAGAAGTTGGTCTCGCTCCACGCGCAGCAGCAGCGGTAACAATACGAGCCGAGGGTGCCCACCTTGCGGACGCCCTTGGCCTTCAGCACGTCGGCGAACGCCCACAGAGTGCGCACGAACTCGCAGGCCATGGGCTGCGTCGTGGGCTTGTCGCTGGCGGCGTCGGTGGTGAAGATGATGCCGTTGATGGGCGCGGGCACGGTCACGGCGTCGACGAGGCCGCGGGCCGTGGCCTTGGCGAAGCGCAACCCGCGCTTCGTGAGGTCCTCGAGGCAAGGGAGCGCGGGCGCGGGCGGCGGCGGCGGGGCCGCGTCCTCCTCCGGAGGCGGCGGCTCGGTGGTGGCGGACGGGGAGGGCGCCGGCGCCGGCGCGGGCGGCTCGGTGGTGATCGGCGCGGGCGACTCACCGCCGCAGGCGCTCGCGACGCCCAGGGAGAGCGCGAGCACAAGCGGAAGCGTCGCCGCGGAGAGCGGCCGGGAGGAGGAGCGCATCTGGCCATCCTACAACGGCGCCGGCCGTTTCGCCCGGGCCGCCCGCGCGCCACCGGTCGGATCCCGGCGTGGCGCTCCGCAAATTCCGGGTAAAGTCGGCCTCATGCCCGCGTCGTCCTTCACGTTCACCCTCAACGGGCGGCTCGTCACCGTCTCCGGCGAGTCGACCCACACCACGCTGCTCCAGTACGTCCGCGCGACCGGCAAGACGGGCACGAAGGAGGGCTGCGCCGAGGGCGACTGCGGCGCCTGCACGGTGCTCGTCGTCGAGCGCGATCACGCGCAGCGGCCCACGTACCGCGCGGTGAACGCGTGCATCACCCTGCTGCCCATGGTCGCGGGCCGCGAGGTCGTCACCGTGGAGGGCATCGGCACTCCGGAGGCGCTGCACCCCGTGCAGGCGGCCATGGTGGAGCGCTACGGCTCGCAGTGCGGCTACTGCACGCCGGGCTTCATCGGCTCGATGTTCGAGGCGTACTACCGCGACGACATCCAGAGCGACGCGCAGCTGCTCGATCAGCTGAACGGCAACCTCTGCCGCTGCACCGGCTACCGGCCCATCCGCGACGCGATGGTGGCCGCGCGCGCGCACCGCGCCGCCTCGCCGGGTGACGATCTCTTCCAGCTGCGCCTGAAGAGCGCGGGCGCGGGCGCGGGCTCGACCGCCAGCGTCGACCCGCCCGCCCTCGACTACGAGGCGAACGCGCAGCGCTTCCTGCGCCCGACGTCGCTCGCCGAGCTCTTGGCGGTGCGCGCGGCCCACCCCGAGGCCGAGCTCGTGTGCGGCGCGACCGAGATCGGCGTCTACGTGAACAAGCACGATCGCCGCTACGCGATGTTGGTCTCGACCGAGGGCGTCACCGAGCTCCGGCGAGTGACGCGCACAGACGAGGCCTTCGTGGTCGGCGGGGCCGCGACGCTCACCGAGCTCGAGGACGCGATCGGCGCCGAGCTGCCCGAGCTGAAGAAGATGCTGCTCGCGTTCGCCTCGCGGCAGGTGCGCAACCGCGCGAGCCTCGCCGGGAACCTCGTGACCGCCTCGCCCATCGGCGACATGGCGCCCGTGCTCCTCGCGCTCGGCGCCACCATCACGCTGGCCTCGCCGCGCGGCGAGCGCACGCTCCCGCTCGAGGGCTTCTTCGTGGGCTACCGCAAGACCGTGCTCGCGCCAGACGAGCTCGTGCGCGCGGTGACCATCCCTCGTCCCGCACGCCCCGCCGCGGGCGCCGGGGTCAACGGCCGCCGGGTGGCCGACTCGTTCAAGGTGTCGAAGCGCCGCGAGATGGACATCAGCATCGTCGCCGCGGGCTTCGCGATCGAGCTCGACGAGGCCGGGCTCGTCACCTCGGCGCGCCTCGCGTACGGTGGCGTGGCCGCGACCCCCGTCCTCGCGACGAAGGCGTCCGCCGCGCTCGTCGGAAGGCCGTGGAACGCGGAGACCGTGCGTGACGTGGCCGCTGTGCTGCGGGAGGAGTTCACGCCCCTCGACGACGTGCGTTCGGGGAAGGCCTTCCGCGCCGAGCTCGTCGCGAGCCTGTTCGAGAAGCTCCACGCGGGCGTGTCGAGCGCCGCACAAGACGAGGTGCTCACCTTCGCGAGGTCGGCGGACGCCGACGCTGCGCGGGCGCCGAGCTGCAAGGCGTCGAGCTTCGAGCTGCTCCACGAGAGCGCCACCGGGCACGTCACCGGCACCGCGCTCTACGTCGACGACGAGGCCGCGCGCCGCGGCATGCTGGAGGTGTGGCCCGTGTCGTCACCGCACGCGCGCGCGAAGGTGGTGGCGATCGACGCCTCGGCGGCCCTGGCCCACCCTGGGGTCGTGGCCGTGCTCACGGCGCGCGACATCCCCGGCATGAACGACGTGGGCGCGGTGCGCCACGACGAGACCCTCCTCGCGCCCGAGGGCGGCGAGGTGAGCTTCGTCGGGCACATGGTCGCCCTCGTGGTGGCCGAGTCTCGCGACGCGGCGAAGCTCGCCACGAAGAAGGTCAACGTCGTTTACGAACCCCTTCCGGCGGTGCTCGATCTCCGCGCCGCGATCGCCGCCGACAGCTTCCACAACACACCGCACGTGATCCGCCGCGCCGACGCCCAAGCGGCGCTCGCGAGCGCGCCCCACGCGCTCGCGGGCGAGCTCGAGATCGGCGGCCAGGAGCACTTCTACCTCGAGTCGCACGCGGCGTGGGCCGAGTGGGGCGACGACGGCGACGTGGTCGTCACCTCGTCGACCCAGCACCCCTCGGAGGTGCAGGCGGTGGTGTCCCACGTGCTCCACCTGCCGCGGAGCAAGGTCGTCGTGAGGGCGCCGCGGATGGGCGGCGGGTTCGGTGGCAAGGAGACCCAAGGCAACGGCTTCGCGGCGCTCGTCGCGCTCGCCGCGAAGGTCACGCAGCGCCCGGTGAGGGTGCAGCTCGATCGCGACGTCGACATGGCGCTGACGGGCAAGCGGCACCCGTTCCTCGGGAGGTTCCGCGTGGGCTTCGACGCCGACGGCCGCGTGCTCGCCGCGGTGGTCGACCTCGTCTCCGACGGGGGGTGGGCGCTCGACCTCTCGGAGTCGATCTGCGACCGCGCGCTCTTCCACCTCGACAACGCGTATTACCTCCCGGCCGTGGCGTTCTCGGGGCGCGTCGCCAAGACCAACGTCGTGTCGCACACCGCGTTCCGAGGCTTCGGCGGGCCGCAGGGCATGGTGGTGATCGAGGACATCCTCGACCGCGTGGCGCGCACGCTCGGCCTCCGGCCCGAGGTCGTGCGCGAGCGCAACCTCTACCGAGGGGAGGGCGAGACCAACACCACCCACTACGGCCAGCACCTCGACGACAACCGCATCGGGCGCATCTGGCCCGAGCTGCTCCGCTCGGCGGGGTTCGCCGACCGGCGCGCCGCGGTCGACGCGTGGAACGCGGAGAGCCCGCGCGTGAAGCGCGGCCTCGCGGTGACGCCGGTGAAGTTCGGGATCTCGTTCACGGCCACGTTCCTGAACCAGGCCGGCGCGCTCGTGCTCGTGTACCGCGACGGCACGGTGCACGTGAACCACGGCGGCACCGAGATGGGTCAGGGCCTCTACACGAAGCTCCGCGGCGTCGCGATGCGCGAGCTCGGCGTGTCGGCCGAGAGCGTGCGCGTCATGAAGACCCAGACCGACAAGGTTCCGAACACCTCGGCCACGGCGGCTTCGAGCGGCGCCGACCTGAACGGCGCGGCGGTAAAGGCCGCGTGCGTCACCCTCCGCGAGCGCCTCGCCGAGGTGGCCGCCCAGATGATCGAGAAGCGCGCCGGCCGCCCGATGCCCGTCCCCGCCGCGGCGATGGTGTTCGCCGAGGGGCTCGTGTTCGCCGAGGACCAGCGCGAGCACGCCGTCCCCTTCGGCGAGGTGGCCGAGAGGGCCTATCTGGCGCAGGTCAACTTGTCCGCGCAGGGCTTCTACCGCACTCCGGGGATTGGCTACGATCGCGCCAAGGGCCGCGGGAAACCGTTTTACTATTTTGCCTATGGCGCCGCGGTGTGTGAGGTGGAGGTCGACGGCTACTCGGGCATGAAGCTCGTGCGGCGGGTCGACATCCTCCACGACGTGGGCGACAGCCTGAACCCCCAGATCGACCGCGGCCAGGTCGAGGGGGCGTTCGTGCAGGGCATGGGGTGGCTCACCGGCGAGGAGCTCAAGTGGGACGCGAAGGGGCGCCTCCTCGCGCACTCCGCAAGCACCTACCAAATCCCGTCGATCGGCGACGCGCCGGTGGAGTTTCACGTCACGCTGCTCCCCGACGCCGGCCAGAAGGGCACCATCCACGGCAGCAAGGCCGTGGGCGAGCCGCCGCTCATGTTGGCCATCGCGGTGCGCGAGGCGCTGCGCGACGCCGTGGCGGCGTTCGGCGGGGGCGAGAAGGGCCCCGTGGCGCTCGGGTGCCCCGCCACCCACGAGGCCCTCTTCCACGCGGTGAAGCGCGAGCGGGAGCGGGCCGAGGGGGCCGGCGCGCGCGCCGCCGAATAGCTGGCCGCGCGCCGCCGAGTAGCCCGCGATCCAGGTCTCGCCAGGTCATGAGGCTCAGCGGGCCCCGTAGACCTCCAAGCACACGGCAAGGACGGCGACGACGGAAGCCGCAAGTCTTCGCCACCAGGGAAGCTTCGCGCAGAATCCGCGTAGGATCCCCAAAGCGAGGGCTCGACCATGGACGCAATCTTGACCTTCTTCTTCGTGATCCTCGTCGCGGGCGCGATCACCGCGCGCCTCACCGGGTGGATGATGCGCAGCTGGCTCGCGACGAACGCGGGCTGGATGGACTCCGCGGGGCAGCGCGTACTGCGCTACTTCTTTGGTGTCTTCACGGACATTGGCACGGCAAATCAGTTCATCGCGAACAAGAAGGTTCGGAACGAGCCGCCGACGCTCGCCTACGTCTTCTTCGCGTCGTTCGGCGCCACGATGCTGGGCCTGCTCGGTGTGTTCGTCGCCATCGCGGCGCACTGAAGGCCGCGCAGACGCACACCGTCACGGCCGCTTCTTCGGGCCCACGAGCGTGCGGAGCACGGCCGTCGCGACGGTCTCGCCGGCCGCGTTCTGCATGACCACGGGCACGTCGTACTCGCGCTTCTCGCTCGAAGGGATCGGCGGCAGCTCGCACGTGCCGCGCAGGGTGCCGCGCGCCTTCTTCAGGTACTCGATCGAGAGCCCCGAGACGATGAACCGCGCGTCGTCGGGGAGGCCGTAGGCGAGCGCGATGTTGCCCGTCACCTCCGCGAAGTTCACGAGGGCGACGGCGTGGATGCAGTCGAGGTGGTTGCGAACGCCGGGCCGGTCGCGGAGCGTGAGCTCCGATCGCCCCGGGCGGAGCGACACGACGTCGAACGGGATCGTTCCCGTGTAGGGTGCAGCCTTCCCGAGGACACGCGCGAAGATGCGTTTTCCGCCCGGCACCCTGGACACGAGGTCCCAGAGATCGCGGACGGCGTTGCGGTTTCCCTGGAGCGCCTTGGCAGGCGACAGGAAGGCGAGAGGCTGCGGGAGAGGCACCTCGCTGTTCTGGCAGAACTCGAGCCGCTCCGCGCGAGAAATCGAGCCGTGCGTAGCGCGAGGCGGCGCGAGGCGGCGCGAGGCCAGGCGCGAAGCGGGCGCGGGGGTTCTCGCAGCCCTTGACCCTTGACCCTGCGCGGCCTGGCCGTCGACACTACGCAGCCGGTGAGGTGGCCTTGACCGTAACTGAATCGCGCGAGCTCTACGTCGTGGGTGATCGTGTCCTCTGCGACGGCGAGCTCCGCCCCCGCGCGATCCACATCGTCGGCGGCCAGATACGCGCGCTCACCGAGCCCGCCGCCGTACCGACAGGCGCGCCCAGGCTCGACGCGGGGTCGCTCGTCGTGCTCCCCGGCGTGGTCGACACGCACGTGCACATCAACGACCCCGGGCGCGAGTCGTGGGAGGGCTTCGAGACCGCCACGCGCGCGGCCGCGAAGGGCGGCGTCACCACGCTGTGCGACATGCCGCTGAACAGCGTGCCGTCCACGATCTCGCTCGAAGCCCTCCACGCGAAGGCCCGCGCGCTCGAGGGGCGCGCGCACGTCGACGTGGGCCTCACGGGCGGCGTGGTGCCGCAGAACCCCGGCGCGCTGAAAGATCTCTTCGCCGAGG
This region includes:
- a CDS encoding M18 family aminopeptidase — translated: MSVPDSIASTSAVRALANGVDEASAGRSSGHSAPGGAAAKVAHLARAHRGGTRGGTPRVEDRRVRHVRELGSRGEPFAEPEHTRGARGGEHPGDLGALRDLGHDAGAGTSRTTTRRVSRPRVLDVARLGRFPCRVTEALPAPAAPAPAAPAPAAPAAPADTLADLLAFLHASPTPYHAARAAAERLTAAGFRELDEREPWDEVREGGRFFVTAGGTTVLAFVVPRGGKLRGYRIVGAHTDSPNLRLKPRPDYMKEGYAQLGVEVYGGVLLNSWLDRDLGLAGRLTVREAGGGLGSRLVRVDRPICRVAQLAIHLDREANEGLKLNRQEHLAPLFGLGEGEGALALAAREAGVAPGDVLGHDLMLFDVTPPTRGGRSGELFFSGRLDNLAMCHAGISALIRCADAALEGDVAPLAALFDHEEIGSESALGAHSSLLPRVLERIGLALGLNGGHTREAHLRALAGSLCVSADMAHAVHPNYADRHEARHRPALNGGPVVKTNAQQRYATSGATAALFRALCQKVDVPVQEYAHRTDLPCGSTIGPITSTLLGVPTVDVGNPMLSMHSARELGGSEDPERMTRVMHAFYNYNER
- a CDS encoding putative DNA binding domain-containing protein is translated as MKVPLAQGARAAAAKNVSTARRQSGETHLVEWKESWRDEYLRWLCGFANADGGTLVIGMSDKGEPVGAEDADRLLVDLPNKIRDTLGLVVPVRAVTKKGKDLIELVVEASPTPISYRGEYHFRSGSTKQQLTGNALSTFLLRKFGRHWDGAPVPNIAVQDLSAEAFNRFKGYARGSARLPPGALSASRAELIEKLRLTENGMLKRAALLLFDEDPERWVTGAWVKLGMFRGGADLAYHDEVHGDLFSQMDKTLELIFTKYMVAWIGYRGIARTETFPIPREAMREALLNALIHKDYSSGNPIQIRVETDRLSIWNAGPLPPSWTAKTLLERHTSQPHNPDIASAFFRSGLIEAWGRGYERITEACREQGTPEPKVESDGNGVWIKWAWVNPTSDADRIRPRGEVSDGRPVAPPLTPPLTPPLTPPLGDPVERLLVALAGGDLDGAGLRAHLKLRDKTHLRERYINPALAGGLIEMTIPDKPNSRLQRYRLTAEGQAKLAAKRGGRR
- a CDS encoding extensin family protein, giving the protein MRSSSRPLSAATLPLVLALSLGVASACGGESPAPITTEPPAPAPAPSPSATTEPPPPEEDAAPPPPPAPALPCLEDLTKRGLRFAKATARGLVDAVTVPAPINGIIFTTDAASDKPTTQPMACEFVRTLWAFADVLKAKGVRKVGTLGSYCYRCCCAWSETNFCRGPSDPEPNCGTNGYSNHSFGRAVDVRYLTMDDGRVFDINKDADFKATSGGTCTGARASQVGTSKLLYDLVCEVAEKKIFSTILTPNYNSDHRNHWHMDTGQSGTPKGTTVRSLEPLGVDVGEHPDACGE
- a CDS encoding serine/threonine protein phosphatase gives rise to the protein MRTGRDRTVIVGDVHGCRRELEWLLELLRFGTGDRLVFVGDLVARGPDSLGVLALAREKGAVLVRGNHEERVLRERAAIARGAEPAGKPHRALAEALRPADWVLLETSPLTLALPEHGLTVVHGGVDPTRPLDAQDASTLLNARHARDSEGNKVLWGEAYGGPEQLVFGHNAIEKLQLHPFATGLDTGCVYGGRLTALVLEAGERIPADLEARRARLVSVPAERVWFEPGEGRAGARAGARRDRVGGEGQDIGNRTSDGSRGACQGAPRASGAPSSLG
- a CDS encoding XdhC family protein, yielding MAPPSEPPRRGSVDFVPEAATAAKVLEVASRRASAGRAGAMATVLERHGSAPSTPGQKLYVCDDGTSVGTVGGGAVEREVLAALATFLSDPPPRPEVRELRLGAELGMCCGGRVSVLLEPIAGLVSCLVVGGGHVATATAPLLARLGFAVTVVDERDAWGEDGRLAGVTSLVGAYDELGAAVPSRGVLLVMTHDHQADQRAIEWGLRRDFVFIGGVGSRAKAERTRQRLLHRGFSEADAARVRMPVGLPIGARLPDEIAVSIAAELVAFRRGLGRP